One Dokdonia sp. Dokd-P16 genomic window carries:
- a CDS encoding aldo/keto reductase family oxidoreductase, producing MKFSRIIQGCMTWGVWGKQFNEQQMIETMNHCIDQGVTTFDHADIYGDYTTEGEWGNAFAKANISRDHIQIISKCGIQMKGDARAENTIKHYQYDKEYIISSAERSLKELRTEYLDLFLLHRPSPLLEPDEVHEAVSQLQHQGKIKDFGVSNFTPRGIDLVATKSKVSANQIEISITERSSLTDGTLDYIMAHQITPMSWSPLGSVFREDTPQNIRIKNKLKELGAKYDATDDQLLLAWLLKHPANIHPVIGTTSKDRITNAVQAVAINLERKDWFELLEASTGEEVA from the coding sequence ATGAAATTTTCAAGAATAATTCAAGGTTGCATGACGTGGGGCGTGTGGGGTAAGCAATTCAACGAGCAGCAAATGATTGAGACCATGAATCATTGTATTGATCAAGGTGTTACCACTTTTGATCATGCAGATATTTATGGTGATTACACGACTGAGGGTGAATGGGGTAACGCTTTCGCGAAAGCGAATATCTCCAGAGACCATATACAAATCATAAGCAAATGCGGTATCCAAATGAAAGGCGATGCACGAGCAGAAAATACCATCAAGCATTACCAATACGATAAAGAGTACATCATCTCAAGTGCCGAAAGGTCACTGAAAGAGCTGCGTACTGAATACCTAGATTTATTTTTATTACACAGACCTAGTCCGCTACTTGAGCCAGATGAAGTGCACGAGGCAGTGAGCCAATTACAACACCAAGGCAAGATTAAGGATTTTGGGGTATCTAATTTCACACCGAGAGGCATAGACTTAGTGGCAACAAAAAGTAAGGTAAGCGCAAATCAAATTGAGATTTCTATCACTGAGCGTTCTTCACTTACAGACGGAACGCTAGATTATATAATGGCACATCAAATCACGCCCATGAGTTGGAGTCCGCTAGGTTCTGTTTTTAGAGAAGACACTCCGCAGAATATTCGTATCAAGAATAAACTGAAAGAATTAGGTGCTAAATATGACGCTACAGATGACCAATTATTACTTGCATGGTTACTCAAACACCCTGCAAATATTCATCCGGTTATAGGCACTACTAGTAAAGACCGCATCACAAATGCTGTACAAGCAGTGGCTATAAATCTTGAAAGAAAAGATTGGTTTGAACTGCTGGAAGCTAGTACAGGAGAAGAAGTTGCGTAG